The following proteins are co-located in the Phaeodactylum tricornutum CCAP 1055/1 chromosome 2, whole genome shotgun sequence genome:
- a CDS encoding predicted protein, translating to KKRSPSDFLKSVLGRPVQVKLNSGIEYRGILACLDGYLNIAMEQTEEYVDGQLQAKYGDCFIRGNN from the coding sequence AAGAAGCGTTCGCCATCCGATTTTCTCAAGTCGGTGTTGGGTCGCCCCGTGCAGGTGAAGTTGAATTCGGGCATTGAATATCGGGGGATTTTGGCTTGTCTCGATGGCTATTTGAATATTGCCATGGAGCAGACGGAGGAATACGTCGACGGACAGCTGCAAGCAAAGTATGGGGACTGCTTTATCCGGGGAAATAAT
- the GMD1 gene encoding gdp-mannose 4,6-dehydratase (In nucleotide sugar metabolism, generates an intermediate in the formation of GDP-fucose. Catalyzes the reaction: GDP-mannose = GDP-4-dehydro-6-deoxy-D-mannose + H2O.) — translation MSECEGRVALVTGITGQDGSYLAELLLDKGYTVHGIVRRSSCFNTGRIDHLYRDRHDTQVKLFLHYGDLCDASNLITIISSVKPDEIYNLGAMSHVKVSFDMPEYTADCDGLGVLRMLDAVRAAGLEQSVKFYQASTSELYGKVQEVPQSETTPFYPRSPYAVAKQYAFWILVNYREAYGMHLTNGILFNHESPRRGRTFVTRKITCAVAAIKEKQQKTLYLGNLDAKRDWGHARDYVEGMWMMLQQETSDDYVLATGETHTVREFVELAFAAVDITVKWKGEFGTIDEIGVDADNEDHILVKIDPRYFRPTEVELLLGDPTKAKEKLGWTSSTPFPDLVKEMVKEDLAMVRGTSVDPEKLLD, via the exons ATGTCGGAATGCGAAGGACGTGTTGCACTCGTTACCGGTATTACGGGACAGGATGGGTCTTACCTTGCGGAACTATTGCTGGACAAGGGCTACACG GTACACGGTATTGTCCGTCGGTCTTCTTGCTTCAACACGGGTCGTATTGATCATCTTTACCGTGATCGTCACGACACGCAAGTAAAGCTCTTCTTGCACTACGGCGATCTGTGCGACGCCAGCAATTTGATCACGATCATTTCGTCCGTCAAGCCCGATGAAATCTACAATCTGGGTGCCATGAGCCACGTCAAGGTCTCCTTCGACATGCCCGAATATACGGCTGACTGCGACGGACTCGGTGTTCTGCGCATGTTGGACGCTGTACGTGCGGCGGGCTTGGAACAGTCAGTCAAGTTTTACCAAGCTTCCACCAGTGAACTCTACGGCAAGGTTCAAGAAGTTCCGCAATCCGAAACCACTCCTTTTTATCCCCGTTCCCCTTATGCTGTTGCCAAGCAGTACGCCTTTTGGATTCTCGTCAATTACCGTGAGGCCTACGGCATGCACTTGACAAACGGGATTTTGTTCAATCACGAGTCTCCTCGACGTGGTCGTACCTTTGTGACCCGCAAGATTACATGCGCGGTGGCTGCTATTAAAGAAAAGCAACAGAAGACTCTTTATCTAGGAAACCTTGACGCCAAGCGCGATTGGGGCCACGCACGTGATTACGTCGAAGGCATGTGGATGATGCTCCAACAAGAGACTTCGGACGATTATGTCTTGGCGACGGGAGAAACGCACACCGTGCGTGAATTCGTGGAGCTCGCTTTTGCCGCAGTCGATATTACCGTCAAATGGAAGGGTGAGTTCGGTACTATTGATGAAATCGGCGTCGATGCGGATAACGAAGATCACATCCTTGTCAAGATCGATCCACGATACTTCCGTCCTACGGAAGTTGAGCTCTTGTTGGGAGATCCCACCAAAGCGAAGGAAAAGCTTGGATGGACTTCGTCTACGCCTTTCCCCGATTTGGTCAAGGAAATGGTGAAAGAAGATCTCGCGATGGTTCGTGGTACTAGCGTAGATCCGGAAAAGTTACTCGACTGA